Proteins encoded together in one Chryseobacterium sp. G0201 window:
- the uvrA gene encoding excinuclease ABC subunit UvrA, which translates to MSKSTEYIEVYGAREHNLKNINVKIPRNELVVITGLSGSGKSSLAFDTIFAEGQRRYIETFSAYARQFLGGLERPDVDKIEGLSPVIAIEQKTTNKNPRSTVGTVTELYDYLRLLYARVSDAYSLSTGKKLVSYTEEQILDTIKKNYKGEKLMLMAPVVRSRKGHYHELFVQMAKKGYGQARIDGELQDIEYDLKLDRYKTHDIDIVIDRWIIGESASESRMEKSLRTATEMGEGLIGIQKLGSTEIEYFSKNLMDAETGHSLALPEPNTFSFNSPKGSCPDCKGLGTIKKINTDYFVENPKLSINQGGLLPLEDIKSNKWILSQIKSILEIFGLGLTTPLKDIPEEALDYIYNGCNKEFNKDLKYAGIAKKIKISFDGLIPFMEEMIDERESYEAILLERHFTTEETCPSCNGARLQPGSLSFKIDGKNIAEVNGLSLADLKDWLADIKDKFSEKHKIIAHEILKEIETRLQFLLDVGLDYLSLSRSSKTLSGGESQRIRLATQIGSQLVNVLYILDEPSIGLHQRDNERLIASLKNLRDIGNSVLVVEHDKDMILEADEVLDIGPRAGKFGGEILWQGKPKDLLKADTITADYITGKRKIEVPSERRAGNGKNIVLKGATGNNLKNVNLDIPLGKLVVVTGISGSGKSSLINGTLYPILNKHFYRAVQEPLPYKKIEGLDNIDKIVDVDQTPIGRTPRSNPATYTGMFTDIRNLFAELPESKIRGYKPGRFSFNVKGGRCETCQGGGLKVIEMNFLPDVYVHCETCNGKRFNRETLEVRYKGKSISDVLDMTIDEAVDFFQPIPKIFAKVKTLQDVGLGYITLGQQSTTLSGGEAQRIKLATELAKRQTGNTLYILDEPTTGLHFEDVKILMEAINQLVELGNSFIIIEHNMDVIKLADHIIDVGPEGGKYGGEIVAKGTPEEIVKSKKSLTGKFLKRELE; encoded by the coding sequence ATGAGCAAATCAACAGAATATATAGAAGTTTACGGTGCGCGAGAGCATAATCTTAAGAACATTAATGTTAAAATTCCACGTAATGAATTGGTCGTGATCACCGGACTTTCCGGAAGCGGAAAATCTTCATTGGCGTTTGATACGATTTTTGCGGAAGGTCAGCGTCGTTACATCGAAACATTTTCAGCATATGCACGTCAGTTTTTGGGAGGATTAGAACGTCCTGATGTAGATAAAATCGAAGGACTTTCCCCTGTAATTGCGATCGAACAGAAGACAACCAACAAAAACCCACGTTCAACAGTAGGAACCGTTACGGAATTGTACGATTACCTTCGTCTTTTGTATGCGAGAGTTTCGGATGCCTATTCACTTTCCACAGGAAAAAAATTGGTAAGCTACACGGAAGAACAGATTCTGGATACCATCAAAAAAAATTATAAAGGTGAAAAACTAATGTTGATGGCACCTGTTGTACGTTCCAGAAAAGGTCATTATCACGAACTTTTTGTTCAGATGGCCAAAAAAGGATATGGGCAGGCAAGAATTGATGGTGAATTACAGGATATTGAATATGATCTAAAACTTGACCGTTACAAAACCCACGACATCGATATCGTAATCGACCGTTGGATCATCGGGGAAAGTGCTTCTGAAAGCAGAATGGAAAAATCATTACGTACTGCAACGGAAATGGGAGAAGGGTTGATCGGGATTCAAAAATTGGGAAGTACGGAAATTGAATATTTCTCAAAAAACTTAATGGATGCCGAAACTGGTCATTCATTAGCCTTACCAGAACCTAATACTTTTTCGTTCAACTCTCCGAAAGGAAGCTGCCCGGATTGTAAAGGATTAGGAACGATCAAAAAGATCAACACCGATTATTTTGTTGAAAATCCTAAATTATCCATCAACCAAGGTGGTTTGTTACCTTTGGAAGATATTAAATCTAATAAATGGATCTTATCTCAAATCAAAAGTATCCTTGAGATCTTTGGACTTGGTTTAACGACTCCTCTTAAAGATATCCCTGAAGAAGCATTAGACTATATATATAATGGTTGCAATAAGGAATTCAATAAAGATCTTAAATATGCAGGAATTGCAAAAAAAATAAAGATCAGTTTTGATGGTCTGATTCCTTTTATGGAAGAAATGATTGATGAAAGAGAATCTTACGAAGCGATTTTGCTGGAAAGACATTTCACAACAGAAGAAACTTGTCCATCATGTAATGGAGCCCGTCTTCAACCGGGAAGTTTAAGCTTTAAAATTGACGGAAAAAATATTGCTGAGGTTAACGGATTAAGTTTAGCCGACCTGAAAGATTGGTTAGCTGATATTAAAGATAAGTTTTCCGAAAAACATAAAATCATCGCTCATGAAATTTTAAAGGAGATCGAAACCAGACTTCAATTTTTATTGGATGTAGGTTTGGATTATCTAAGTTTAAGCAGAAGTTCAAAAACACTTTCGGGAGGAGAATCTCAAAGAATTCGTCTGGCAACGCAGATTGGTTCTCAGTTGGTGAATGTCTTATATATTTTGGATGAACCAAGTATCGGACTGCACCAAAGAGATAACGAAAGGCTTATTGCTTCATTAAAAAATCTTCGCGATATCGGAAACTCTGTTTTAGTTGTTGAACACGACAAAGACATGATTCTTGAAGCCGATGAGGTGTTGGATATTGGTCCAAGAGCCGGAAAATTCGGTGGCGAGATCCTTTGGCAAGGGAAACCAAAAGATTTATTGAAAGCTGATACAATAACAGCAGATTACATTACAGGAAAAAGAAAAATTGAAGTTCCTAGTGAAAGAAGAGCCGGGAACGGGAAAAATATAGTTTTAAAAGGAGCAACAGGAAACAACCTTAAAAACGTTAACCTTGATATCCCGCTAGGAAAATTGGTAGTGGTGACAGGAATTTCAGGAAGCGGAAAATCTTCTCTGATCAACGGGACTTTATATCCGATCCTTAACAAACATTTTTACAGAGCCGTTCAGGAGCCTTTACCATATAAAAAAATCGAAGGTCTTGACAACATTGATAAAATTGTAGATGTAGATCAAACTCCGATCGGAAGAACGCCTCGTTCGAATCCTGCAACCTATACTGGAATGTTTACAGACATCAGAAACCTTTTTGCAGAATTACCGGAAAGTAAGATTCGTGGGTATAAGCCGGGAAGATTTTCTTTCAACGTAAAAGGCGGAAGATGCGAAACTTGCCAAGGTGGAGGTTTGAAAGTTATTGAAATGAATTTCCTGCCTGATGTTTATGTTCATTGTGAAACCTGCAACGGAAAACGTTTCAACAGAGAAACGCTTGAGGTTCGGTACAAAGGAAAATCTATTTCCGATGTGTTGGATATGACGATTGATGAAGCGGTAGATTTCTTCCAGCCGATTCCTAAGATTTTTGCTAAGGTTAAAACTTTACAAGATGTAGGTTTGGGATATATTACGTTGGGGCAACAATCGACAACACTTTCTGGTGGAGAAGCTCAACGTATCAAGTTAGCGACAGAACTAGCAAAAAGACAAACCGGAAATACCTTATATATTCTTGATGAACCGACAACCGGACTTCACTTTGAAGACGTGAAAATTCTGATGGAAGCAATCAATCAATTGGTAGAGCTTGGAAATTCATTCATTATTATTGAACATAATATGGATGTGATAAAATTAGCAGATCATATTATTGACGTTGGCCCAGAAGGAGGAAAATACGGTGGTGAAATTGTAGCCAAAGGAACTCCTGAAGAAATTGTGAAGTCTAAGAAGAGCTTGACAGGGAAGTTTTTGAAGAGGGAATTGGAATAG
- a CDS encoding Crp/Fnr family transcriptional regulator — protein sequence MNSLREHIEEITPITDEEFDYIKTFFTLKKVRKNQFLIHEGDEVKYEFLALDGIFKVFYIDEDGKEHILQFAKKNWWMTDYIGFFKQNNATMFVECLKDGEVACLTLEGREKLASEFHKMEHFFRVKLTNGYIALQQRITLLLSSTPQKRYEEFSKLYPDLLSQIPKKYIAEYLGVSRETLSRLYSNNNK from the coding sequence ATGAACAGCCTACGAGAGCATATCGAGGAAATAACCCCAATTACAGACGAAGAGTTTGATTATATTAAAACATTTTTTACCCTAAAAAAAGTCCGTAAAAATCAATTCCTGATTCATGAAGGTGATGAAGTAAAATACGAATTTCTTGCCTTGGACGGGATTTTTAAAGTCTTTTATATAGATGAGGACGGAAAAGAACATATTCTACAGTTTGCGAAAAAAAATTGGTGGATGACAGATTATATAGGATTTTTTAAACAAAATAATGCCACCATGTTTGTAGAATGCCTAAAAGATGGTGAAGTTGCCTGCCTTACTTTAGAAGGTAGAGAAAAACTAGCCTCAGAATTTCACAAAATGGAACATTTCTTCAGAGTAAAATTAACGAACGGTTACATTGCTTTACAACAAAGAATAACTCTTCTGTTATCTAGCACACCACAAAAACGATATGAAGAATTCTCAAAATTATATCCTGACCTCCTCTCACAGATTCCCAAAAAGTATATCGCTGAATATTTGGGAGTAAGCAGGGAAACGTTGAGCAGGTTGTATTCCAACAACAATAAATAA
- a CDS encoding type 1 glutamine amidotransferase domain-containing protein, whose protein sequence is MKSKILIIVSNANTIGTNNRSTGTFLSEVAHPYAEFEKADYQVDFASLTGESPFLDALNLADDPDNLKFLTGKGWEDMHKAAKLSTVDVSNYDAVFVPGGLAPMVDMPENPELKKVIAETYERGAVVGAVCHGPVSLLNVKLSDGSYLVNGKNIASFTTEEEDNYARADVPFDLQTALTDQGAIFHAAEAWSANSIADGNIVTGQNPASAKGVGEKIVAILESKKA, encoded by the coding sequence ATGAAATCAAAAATCTTAATCATTGTTTCTAATGCCAACACCATCGGAACAAACAACAGAAGTACAGGAACATTTTTATCTGAAGTAGCACATCCTTACGCAGAATTTGAAAAAGCAGATTATCAAGTTGATTTTGCAAGCCTTACCGGTGAATCACCATTTTTAGATGCTTTAAATTTAGCTGACGATCCTGATAATTTGAAATTCTTAACAGGTAAAGGTTGGGAAGACATGCATAAAGCTGCAAAATTATCTACAGTAGATGTCAGTAATTATGATGCTGTATTCGTTCCCGGAGGTTTGGCACCTATGGTAGATATGCCGGAAAATCCGGAGCTTAAAAAAGTAATCGCTGAAACTTACGAACGTGGTGCAGTTGTTGGCGCAGTTTGTCACGGTCCCGTATCTTTATTAAATGTAAAATTGAGTGACGGCTCGTATCTGGTAAACGGAAAAAATATTGCCTCTTTTACGACCGAAGAAGAAGATAATTATGCAAGAGCAGACGTTCCTTTTGATCTTCAGACTGCGTTGACAGATCAAGGTGCTATCTTCCATGCTGCTGAAGCTTGGTCTGCCAACAGTATTGCGGATGGAAATATTGTAACCGGACAAAATCCTGCCTCTGCGAAAGGTGTGGGTGAAAAGATCGTTGCAATTTTAGAATCTAAAAAAGCTTAA
- a CDS encoding putative quinol monooxygenase → MSQKAVYVYAKWQVKEGKLDAVLQIMKEAAQKSAQEEGNLFYKLHQSKSDENTLILFEGYKDESAVEIHRNSEHYRNLVVEQIIPLLENREVILMDQLL, encoded by the coding sequence ATGAGTCAAAAAGCTGTTTATGTATACGCCAAATGGCAAGTGAAAGAAGGAAAACTGGATGCTGTACTGCAAATTATGAAAGAAGCTGCCCAAAAAAGCGCTCAGGAAGAAGGAAATTTGTTTTATAAATTACATCAAAGTAAATCCGACGAAAATACTTTGATCTTATTTGAAGGATATAAAGATGAATCTGCTGTAGAAATCCACCGTAATTCTGAACATTATAGAAATTTGGTGGTAGAACAAATTATCCCTTTGCTTGAAAATAGAGAAGTCATTCTTATGGATCAACTTTTATAA
- a CDS encoding type VI secretion system baseplate subunit TssF: MNLDQNIYSKESVKARMLQNATKVWGLKSPQSLDPFVKLLIDAFSTEVFKANNEIQTVNARILEKLAKLLTPSIYTHPIPAHAVAFTQPYESSEVLLEHTEFFFKKQMTSTVKSESDKQVNIPFTPIGNVRINKAQTSIMFVGNTCYSIDDRLNKIPISRFQGKPEDYRKITIGINVSKYTSENFPKYLSIFCSNPAFEHLDFVYKLLPYITVTSNGNPLFVREGLSYLKSSQPEGYEQMFREQSIRTKTIEDIKSIYHHKFIEITGTSDSLFSEPGKLPQNLDFLEDKGEISKHIEGKRYLWLTFEFPPQFSAEILDNFSFVLNAFPIYNRAWKKTEYSLDIMGNNIPLVTDEGEHFLYVDEVQDGEGRRYTEIPFTPADDLKKGLYTVRKGGMERFTNRNAVDMIANVLELTRDEIAAFSLLNRDNVKGVLSEMSDKMKSMVQKVNNAKRSIKQELNYVIMEPVEKTDHTYASFWVTHCTLANHMRPGTELSNQLKSQSLILLTESIGGSEEQKGTDSIQAYKYALTTRDKIISLEDVKNYCRMVLKDEVKEVRVKRGTMISNRPKEGFVRTVEVEIIPQNYSFYGRAYWENMSNILRNQIISKAIDGIEYVVKISNEDVDFFEN, from the coding sequence ATGAATTTAGACCAGAATATTTATTCCAAAGAATCTGTAAAAGCAAGAATGCTTCAGAACGCAACCAAAGTTTGGGGATTAAAAAGTCCGCAGTCTTTGGATCCTTTCGTTAAATTACTGATCGATGCGTTCAGTACAGAAGTTTTTAAAGCAAATAACGAAATACAGACTGTAAATGCCCGCATTTTAGAAAAGCTGGCAAAATTACTAACCCCATCCATTTATACACACCCGATTCCTGCACATGCTGTTGCATTTACACAGCCTTACGAATCTTCGGAGGTTTTGTTGGAGCATACAGAATTTTTCTTCAAAAAGCAGATGACTTCCACCGTAAAGTCGGAATCGGACAAACAGGTGAATATTCCTTTTACGCCGATTGGGAATGTAAGGATCAACAAAGCTCAGACATCGATCATGTTTGTAGGAAATACCTGCTATAGTATTGATGACCGATTAAATAAGATTCCAATTTCAAGATTTCAGGGAAAACCTGAGGATTACAGAAAAATTACAATCGGAATCAACGTCAGCAAATATACAAGCGAGAACTTTCCTAAATATTTAAGTATTTTCTGTTCAAACCCTGCTTTCGAGCATTTGGATTTTGTTTACAAGCTTTTGCCGTACATCACGGTTACCAGCAACGGAAATCCTTTGTTTGTAAGAGAAGGTTTATCTTATTTGAAAAGCAGTCAGCCGGAAGGGTATGAGCAGATGTTTCGTGAACAGTCGATCAGAACAAAAACGATTGAAGATATCAAAAGTATTTATCATCATAAATTCATTGAGATCACAGGAACTTCAGACAGTCTTTTTTCTGAACCGGGAAAACTACCTCAAAATCTGGATTTCCTTGAAGATAAAGGTGAAATTTCAAAACATATCGAAGGAAAACGTTACTTGTGGCTGACTTTCGAGTTTCCACCACAGTTTTCTGCGGAGATTTTAGATAATTTTTCTTTTGTTTTAAATGCTTTCCCGATCTATAACAGAGCCTGGAAGAAAACAGAGTACAGCTTGGACATTATGGGAAACAATATCCCTCTGGTAACAGATGAAGGTGAGCATTTCCTTTATGTTGATGAAGTTCAGGACGGAGAAGGAAGAAGATATACGGAAATTCCTTTCACTCCGGCAGATGATTTAAAAAAAGGTTTATACACCGTCCGAAAAGGCGGAATGGAACGTTTTACCAATAGAAATGCAGTTGACATGATCGCCAATGTGTTGGAGCTGACAAGAGATGAGATCGCAGCATTTTCACTTTTAAACAGAGATAATGTGAAAGGCGTTTTGAGCGAAATGTCCGATAAAATGAAATCAATGGTTCAGAAAGTGAATAATGCGAAAAGAAGCATTAAGCAGGAACTGAATTACGTGATCATGGAACCTGTAGAAAAAACAGATCACACGTACGCCTCGTTTTGGGTGACTCATTGTACATTGGCCAATCATATGCGTCCGGGAACGGAACTTTCCAATCAGTTAAAATCTCAGTCGCTGATACTTCTTACAGAAAGTATTGGTGGATCTGAAGAGCAAAAAGGAACCGACAGCATCCAGGCTTACAAATATGCTTTAACGACCAGAGATAAGATCATTTCTCTGGAAGACGTTAAAAACTATTGCAGAATGGTTCTGAAAGACGAAGTAAAAGAAGTGAGAGTAAAACGTGGGACGATGATCAGTAATAGACCGAAAGAAGGTTTCGTACGAACCGTTGAGGTTGAGATCATTCCTCAAAACTATTCTTTCTACGGAAGAGCTTATTGGGAAAACATGTCGAATATCCTCAGAAATCAAATTATTTCAAAAGCGATCGACGGAATTGAGTATGTTGTAAAGATCAGCAATGAAGATGTAGATTTTTTTGAAAATTAA
- a CDS encoding GPW/gp25 family protein: protein MDTPNYRMPFVPSTLMTEGGSIDTCDMGESIAHNIMLLITTKKGENRYDENYGNDVWNLEFDNGVTSAVWENIFIKSLKRQIQEYETRIVQPQIDAHIQIVEHNYDTKEHTEIKKKVKIAINAKMEESGERFSFSTELFLSPMSID from the coding sequence ATGGACACACCAAATTATAGAATGCCTTTTGTTCCATCAACATTAATGACGGAGGGAGGAAGTATCGACACCTGCGACATGGGTGAAAGTATTGCCCACAACATCATGTTGCTGATAACCACCAAAAAGGGCGAAAACAGATATGATGAAAATTACGGAAACGACGTTTGGAATCTGGAATTCGATAATGGAGTTACAAGTGCCGTCTGGGAAAATATTTTTATCAAAAGTCTCAAAAGACAGATACAAGAATACGAAACCAGAATAGTACAGCCACAGATTGATGCGCACATACAAATCGTAGAACACAACTACGACACAAAAGAACACACGGAAATCAAAAAGAAAGTAAAAATCGCTATCAATGCAAAAATGGAAGAATCGGGAGAACGTTTCAGTTTTTCTACAGAATTATTTTTGAGCCCGATGTCTATCGATTAA
- a CDS encoding APC family permease, with amino-acid sequence MQKKLKLWDAIMLVMGSMIGSGIFIVSADMMRNLGSGYWLIVVWVITGIMTVAAAISYGELSALFPKAGGQYTYLKEIFGKKMGFLYGWGLFTVIQTGTIAAVAMAFGKFTAYLVPALNDAAPIFQSGEFKITWIQILAIGTIILLTYFNTRGVESGKILQNVFTGSKIIAILGLIAAGFILVDFSHLAENFSLGYDSFSNLKKDALGNFLKEGWEPIGGMTLLGGIAAAMVGSVFSSVAWESVTFVSGEIENPKKNVVKSMIYGTTAVMILYIAVNYVYLNALDRDAIAFAENDRVAVAASHFIFGSAGTVIIAVLVMVSTFGCNNGLILAGARVFQTMAKDGMFFKQAEKNNKNEVPANALWMQGVWACLLCLSGQYGNLLDMISFVIVLFYMITVFGVIYLRFKQPDLERPYKTWLYPVTPIIYLLIGSGFCILLLIYKQQYTWPGFLMVLLGLPVYYFINRNKKIEE; translated from the coding sequence ATGCAAAAAAAACTAAAACTTTGGGATGCCATCATGCTGGTAATGGGTTCCATGATCGGAAGTGGGATCTTCATCGTAAGCGCCGACATGATGCGGAACCTTGGCTCCGGATATTGGCTTATCGTTGTCTGGGTAATCACGGGAATCATGACAGTTGCAGCAGCGATCAGCTATGGCGAACTATCAGCCTTGTTTCCAAAGGCGGGAGGGCAATATACCTATCTTAAAGAAATCTTCGGCAAGAAGATGGGGTTCTTATACGGATGGGGATTATTTACGGTAATACAGACAGGTACAATCGCTGCCGTGGCAATGGCCTTCGGAAAGTTTACGGCCTATTTGGTTCCGGCTCTTAATGATGCTGCACCAATCTTTCAAAGTGGAGAATTTAAGATCACCTGGATACAGATTTTGGCGATCGGTACTATAATTTTATTGACTTATTTTAATACAAGAGGAGTAGAAAGCGGAAAAATATTACAGAATGTTTTCACAGGTTCTAAAATCATAGCCATATTAGGCTTAATTGCTGCCGGATTTATTTTAGTTGATTTCTCTCATTTGGCGGAAAATTTTAGTTTGGGATATGATTCTTTCAGCAATCTTAAAAAAGATGCTCTCGGAAACTTCCTGAAAGAAGGTTGGGAACCCATCGGTGGAATGACTCTACTGGGCGGAATTGCAGCAGCAATGGTAGGTTCCGTATTCAGTTCTGTGGCTTGGGAAAGTGTGACCTTCGTTTCGGGTGAAATTGAAAATCCAAAGAAAAACGTTGTAAAATCTATGATCTACGGGACTACTGCCGTAATGATCTTATACATTGCAGTGAATTATGTTTACTTAAATGCTTTAGATAGAGACGCAATCGCCTTTGCAGAAAATGATAGAGTAGCAGTTGCCGCTTCACACTTTATTTTCGGAAGTGCAGGAACGGTAATTATTGCCGTTTTGGTAATGGTTTCTACCTTCGGATGTAATAATGGATTGATCTTAGCTGGAGCAAGAGTTTTCCAAACTATGGCTAAAGACGGAATGTTCTTCAAACAGGCCGAAAAAAACAATAAAAACGAAGTTCCCGCTAATGCACTATGGATGCAGGGAGTTTGGGCTTGTTTGCTGTGTTTAAGTGGGCAATACGGGAATCTTTTAGATATGATCTCATTCGTGATCGTTTTATTTTACATGATAACCGTTTTTGGAGTTATTTATTTAAGATTTAAGCAGCCGGATCTCGAAAGACCTTACAAAACGTGGTTATATCCGGTTACACCGATCATTTATTTACTTATTGGCTCTGGTTTTTGTATTTTATTATTAATTTACAAGCAACAATATACTTGGCCGGGATTCTTAATGGTCTTGCTCGGACTTCCGGTTTATTATTTTATCAATCGAAACAAGAAAATAGAAGAATAA
- a CDS encoding DUF4920 domain-containing protein, whose amino-acid sequence MKFKAILFAVAVSASTLAFAQETKKSGPPAGNAVVGDTYGSVVSSGVESKAISVEKLSKKLKKENKKVENVAIKGKVVDVCDKKGCWLTIQTEDKSQFFVKMKDYAFFVPTALKGKTVVLDGSAERKVTSIDEQKHYAEDAKKPQSEIDAITTPKEEIRFVANGIKVVN is encoded by the coding sequence ATGAAATTCAAAGCAATATTATTCGCAGTCGCTGTAAGTGCATCCACTTTAGCTTTTGCACAGGAGACAAAGAAATCCGGTCCACCAGCAGGAAATGCAGTGGTAGGTGATACTTATGGAAGCGTAGTTTCTTCCGGAGTGGAATCTAAGGCTATTTCTGTAGAAAAATTAAGCAAAAAGCTTAAAAAAGAGAACAAAAAAGTAGAAAACGTAGCTATCAAAGGAAAAGTAGTTGATGTTTGTGATAAAAAAGGTTGTTGGTTAACGATCCAAACTGAAGATAAGTCTCAGTTCTTCGTAAAAATGAAAGATTATGCATTCTTTGTTCCAACTGCTTTGAAAGGTAAAACTGTGGTGTTAGACGGAAGCGCTGAAAGAAAGGTAACTTCTATCGATGAGCAAAAACATTACGCAGAAGATGCTAAAAAACCTCAATCTGAAATTGATGCGATCACGACTCCAAAAGAAGAGATTAGATTTGTAGCGAACGGAATTAAAGTTGTGAACTAA
- a CDS encoding nuclear transport factor 2 family protein: protein MKKAIPMPDLPILKDKNNYMNPNMKIWTEAWHNADPEIFKEVYDEKALIFPPNKPIIQGNDKILDFMKGGLGKVDVIFEPENLIIDGKLAFESGIFKDVEFSGTKIIGKGEYSVTWSKEKDVWKVLCHVWSMPDKV, encoded by the coding sequence TTGAAAAAAGCAATACCGATGCCGGATTTACCTATCTTGAAAGATAAAAATAATTATATGAATCCTAACATGAAAATCTGGACAGAAGCTTGGCATAATGCTGATCCGGAAATATTTAAAGAGGTATATGATGAGAAAGCATTGATCTTTCCGCCTAACAAACCTATTATCCAGGGAAATGATAAAATTTTAGACTTCATGAAAGGAGGCTTGGGTAAAGTAGACGTTATTTTTGAACCTGAAAATCTGATTATCGATGGAAAATTAGCTTTTGAAAGCGGAATCTTTAAAGATGTTGAGTTTTCCGGTACAAAAATTATAGGAAAAGGAGAATATTCTGTTACATGGAGTAAAGAAAAGGATGTTTGGAAAGTCCTATGCCATGTTTGGTCTATGCCAGATAAAGTTTAA
- a CDS encoding NADPH-dependent F420 reductase, with translation MNIAFIGAGNVASGLGNLLSKSGHLVKYGTQNPSETQISMADAIDFGDIICFAIPYSAMNGVLQAYKDQLKGKIVVDITNPINSSDWSPIFLGEDSGGEQTARILSESRVVKAFNTIFADVMKEDGKKFNGQKLTAFIATNDNQAGETIKEIAQDIGFNAVVIHDIKNARYLEAMAHLNIAIALEKSNTDAGFTYLER, from the coding sequence ATGAATATTGCTTTTATAGGTGCGGGAAACGTTGCATCCGGTCTTGGGAATTTATTAAGTAAGTCGGGACATCTTGTAAAATACGGGACACAAAATCCATCTGAAACTCAGATATCAATGGCTGATGCTATAGATTTTGGAGACATCATTTGTTTTGCAATTCCCTATTCTGCAATGAATGGAGTCTTACAGGCTTATAAAGATCAGTTAAAAGGAAAAATTGTTGTAGATATTACCAATCCCATCAACAGCAGCGACTGGTCTCCTATATTTTTAGGAGAAGATAGTGGTGGCGAGCAAACAGCCAGAATATTATCTGAAAGTAGAGTTGTAAAAGCTTTCAATACAATTTTTGCAGATGTAATGAAAGAAGATGGTAAGAAGTTCAACGGACAAAAATTAACCGCTTTTATCGCAACTAATGATAATCAGGCTGGAGAAACAATAAAAGAAATAGCACAAGATATCGGATTCAATGCTGTTGTAATTCATGATATAAAGAATGCAAGATATTTAGAAGCAATGGCCCATCTCAACATTGCAATAGCTCTTGAAAAAAGCAATACCGATGCCGGATTTACCTATCTTGAAAGATAA
- a CDS encoding winged helix-turn-helix transcriptional regulator, with product MNVRKLSSTSLQNEIALENDCPFIYALSLMGKRWKPAILWKMSEEGCYRFSGFKREIPQISEKMLTQHLRELESDGLITRTVYTEMPLRVEYALTELGLSLQPILSSLYQWGDKAQKIKKDFG from the coding sequence ATGAATGTAAGAAAATTAAGTTCAACGAGTTTGCAAAACGAAATTGCTTTAGAAAATGATTGCCCGTTTATATATGCTCTATCTCTGATGGGTAAAAGATGGAAGCCCGCCATACTCTGGAAAATGAGTGAAGAGGGCTGCTATCGATTCAGCGGATTTAAAAGAGAAATTCCACAAATAAGCGAAAAAATGCTAACCCAACATCTAAGAGAGCTTGAAAGTGACGGTTTGATAACGAGAACTGTTTATACCGAAATGCCTCTAAGAGTAGAATATGCACTCACAGAGCTAGGGTTATCTTTACAGCCTATTCTTTCTTCACTTTATCAATGGGGAGATAAAGCACAAAAAATAAAAAAAGACTTTGGCTAG